Proteins from one Chroococcidiopsis sp. CCMEE 29 genomic window:
- a CDS encoding helix-turn-helix transcriptional regulator, which translates to MSVKRPLLMNQPQIGKLIRELRLETGLTQEQFAAQLGVTCSSVNRWENGRGKPLPLARQQILQCVEQMGDRGKDLLAKYLVN; encoded by the coding sequence ATGTCAGTCAAAAGACCTTTATTAATGAATCAGCCACAGATTGGCAAGCTCATTCGTGAACTTCGGTTAGAAACTGGGCTGACGCAAGAACAGTTTGCGGCTCAATTAGGCGTTACCTGCTCTTCAGTTAACCGCTGGGAGAATGGACGCGGCAAGCCTTTACCGCTGGCTAGGCAACAGATCTTGCAATGCGTGGAACAGATGGGCGATCGCGGTAAGGATTTGTTGGCTAAGTATTTAGTCAATTAG
- a CDS encoding helicase-related protein, translating into MITETLKPLPGSIVTCRDRQWIVLPSENPGIIRLRPLSGNEDQICGIYQPLNLEAIAPAQFPLPQPEAIQDHTAVQLLMDAARLSLRSGAGPFRCLGRLSVRPRPYQLVPLLMALRLDTVRLLIADDVGIGKTIEAGLIARELLDRGEVKRLAILCPPQLCDQWQRELREKFQIDAVVIRSGTVSKLERGLPESGDRHIFEYYRHIIVSLDYAKSERRRASFLTYCPDLVIVDEAHTCARGNSGETSVQQRHQLVQEVAKKLDRHLVLLTATPHSGIEASFLSILGLLKPEFEFDLDRLTEAQRTQLANHFVQRRRADVKLWLGNETPFPERESLELPYRLSKEYRNLFEEVYNFARGLVKTADDRLSYAQRRGRYWSALALIRCVMSSPAAAIATLTRQASKADVSELVNDIDEELLGAYVYDPTEQEQATDAPPTVVVEQGQQSYADTDRRKLRTFVQLAEKLQGEKDVKLQQAIATVELLLKQGFNPIIWCRYIATANYLAAALKQLERGRNIRVLAITGEMPEDVRETQLTDLQSYPQRVMVATDCLSEGINLQEHFSAVVHYDLPWNPNRLEQREGRIDRYGQTIPVVKSYLLYGQDNPVDGAVLEVLIRKAVQIHKTLGITVPVPMDSATVTEAVFKSLFEHAPEAKQLSLLDLLESDALNQVHQSWDRAVEREKISRTRFAQRSIKPAEVEQELVESDLILGDEQDVERFVRAACERLNSSLIKKKQGWLLPSPPQCLKAVLGDKQRLVSFTTPTPEGVEYVGRNHPLVEGLARHLLEEALDNTSNPAAARCGFTVTDAVDQRTILLLLRLRHLLKTPQHQSLLAEECLVAGFTGSPTNPLWLSDEAARNLLQQAEPVGDLPIGRKRLEIDQFLEQVGELEEELRSFAERRSHSLSQSHRRVRAITKEGQVRVQPQLPMDILGILILQPGQPKVNR; encoded by the coding sequence ATGATAACGGAAACATTAAAACCCTTACCAGGTTCCATAGTCACTTGTCGCGATCGCCAGTGGATTGTACTACCTTCCGAAAACCCAGGTATCATCCGCTTGCGCCCTTTGAGTGGCAATGAGGACCAGATTTGCGGTATCTATCAACCACTCAATCTCGAAGCGATCGCCCCAGCGCAGTTTCCTCTCCCACAACCAGAAGCTATTCAAGACCATACTGCCGTCCAGTTGCTGATGGATGCTGCCCGGCTAAGTTTACGTAGTGGAGCAGGACCGTTTAGGTGTTTAGGGCGATTATCTGTCCGACCCCGCCCCTACCAGTTAGTGCCGTTATTGATGGCACTACGCCTAGATACAGTGCGGCTGTTAATTGCTGACGACGTAGGAATTGGTAAAACCATTGAAGCAGGATTAATTGCCCGCGAACTGCTTGACCGAGGTGAAGTCAAACGTCTAGCAATCCTATGCCCACCCCAATTATGCGACCAGTGGCAGCGGGAGTTACGAGAGAAATTTCAGATTGATGCTGTCGTTATTCGTTCTGGCACCGTATCGAAATTAGAACGGGGGCTGCCTGAATCAGGCGATCGCCACATCTTTGAGTATTACCGCCACATCATTGTCAGTCTCGACTACGCCAAGTCAGAACGTCGCCGCGCCAGTTTCCTTACCTATTGCCCCGATTTAGTAATAGTAGATGAAGCTCATACTTGCGCTCGTGGCAATTCTGGGGAAACCTCAGTTCAGCAACGCCACCAGCTCGTGCAAGAGGTTGCAAAAAAATTAGATCGACACCTAGTTTTACTCACAGCTACGCCTCACAGCGGAATTGAAGCTTCCTTCCTATCTATTCTGGGGTTGCTCAAGCCAGAGTTTGAATTCGACCTCGATCGCCTTACCGAAGCCCAGCGCACCCAACTTGCCAATCACTTTGTCCAGCGGCGACGGGCAGACGTGAAATTGTGGCTGGGTAATGAAACACCGTTTCCCGAACGAGAATCATTAGAACTGCCCTATCGACTTTCAAAAGAATATCGCAATTTATTTGAAGAGGTTTATAACTTTGCCCGTGGGCTAGTCAAGACAGCAGATGACCGACTCAGTTATGCCCAGCGTCGAGGACGGTATTGGTCAGCTTTGGCTTTGATTCGCTGCGTTATGTCTTCTCCTGCTGCTGCGATCGCGACGCTGACTCGGCAGGCAAGCAAAGCAGATGTCAGCGAGTTAGTCAATGACATTGATGAAGAACTCCTGGGTGCTTACGTTTACGACCCCACAGAACAGGAGCAAGCCACTGATGCACCGCCGACTGTAGTTGTGGAACAGGGACAACAATCTTATGCAGATACAGACAGACGCAAGTTAAGAACCTTTGTCCAGTTAGCAGAGAAACTGCAAGGGGAAAAAGATGTCAAATTACAGCAGGCGATCGCCACAGTCGAATTGCTACTCAAACAGGGATTTAATCCCATTATTTGGTGTCGCTACATTGCTACCGCTAACTATTTGGCAGCAGCGCTTAAGCAATTGGAGAGAGGTCGCAACATTCGCGTGCTAGCAATTACTGGGGAAATGCCGGAGGACGTGCGCGAAACCCAGTTAACTGATTTGCAATCATATCCCCAGCGTGTGATGGTAGCTACCGACTGCCTGAGTGAGGGGATAAATCTTCAAGAACACTTTAGCGCTGTTGTACATTACGACTTGCCTTGGAACCCAAATCGTTTAGAGCAACGAGAAGGACGAATAGACCGCTACGGACAAACGATCCCTGTTGTAAAAAGCTATTTGCTCTACGGTCAAGATAACCCGGTGGATGGTGCAGTGCTGGAGGTGTTAATTCGTAAAGCAGTACAAATCCACAAGACATTGGGTATTACTGTTCCCGTACCGATGGATAGCGCCACAGTAACGGAAGCAGTGTTTAAATCGTTATTTGAACACGCCCCCGAAGCCAAGCAGCTGTCGTTACTCGACTTATTGGAATCAGATGCCCTAAATCAGGTGCATCAAAGTTGGGATAGGGCAGTGGAACGGGAAAAAATCAGCCGGACTCGCTTTGCTCAACGGTCAATTAAACCAGCCGAAGTAGAGCAAGAGCTAGTTGAGTCGGATCTAATTTTAGGCGACGAGCAGGATGTGGAAAGATTTGTCCGCGCTGCTTGCGAACGATTAAATAGTTCCCTGATTAAAAAGAAGCAAGGTTGGCTCCTGCCATCGCCGCCGCAATGCTTAAAGGCAGTTCTGGGAGACAAACAGCGTTTGGTTTCTTTTACTACGCCAACACCAGAGGGAGTAGAGTACGTCGGACGAAATCACCCGCTTGTAGAAGGTTTAGCACGTCACTTGCTGGAAGAGGCACTGGACAATACCTCCAATCCTGCTGCTGCCCGGTGTGGCTTTACTGTGACTGATGCCGTTGACCAGCGCACAATTCTCTTACTGTTGCGACTGCGGCATCTATTAAAGACTCCCCAGCACCAAAGTTTACTGGCAGAAGAGTGCTTGGTTGCAGGATTTACCGGATCGCCTACTAACCCCCTGTGGCTATCCGATGAGGCAGCTAGAAACTTGTTGCAGCAAGCAGAACCGGTGGGCGACCTGCCGATAGGAAGAAAACGCTTAGAGATCGATCAATTCTTGGAGCAAGTTGGGGAACTCGAAGAGGAGTTACGCTCTTTTGCCGAGCGGCGATCGCATTCTCTCTCCCAATCTCACCGCCGCGTTAGAGCCATTACCAAAGAAGGGCAGGTACGAGTCCAACCCCAACTGCCAATGGATATTTTAGGGATTTTGATTTTACAGCCAGGGCAACCCAAGGTAAACAGATGA
- a CDS encoding DUF559 domain-containing protein has protein sequence MSAVANPLTGIQIEGNLIASDMTAEIQAGAIKGQAAADFNFAKTDKLADEIAIAWGDAKAYWAAFQRAVARLSESELATTVTREQWVVPLLRSLGYDPVYTAKAEVVDGQTFALSHRTDPGEDKPPIHILGCRLKLEQRPPSGTPRLSAHALMQEYLNRTEHLWGIVTNGMHWRLLRDSSLMTRLTYIEFDLEQILNGENFAEFGLFYRLFHRSRLPQGTEDTDACLLEYYHQEAIQQGGRVRDRLRDGVEKALVLLGTGFLQHPANGQLRQFFQSGEQADTVYYRQLLLLIYRLLFLMVAEARNLLLTDEDPEKARIYLEYYSLTRLRNLAERPSYRREGFQDVWQGLRVTFRLFDENWRGEALGLSPLNGDLFGSKTLKHLDEYAIDNHELLLAIRHLSLYEQKGQSRRVNYAALDVEELGSVYESLLDFHPQVVQRQGIYEFQLVTGSDRKTTGSYYTPPELVGQLIKSALEPVIEEKLKNALTPNPSPSGRGEQELPFSPREKGLGDEGKRDKWEVPVAVQRKMQEIARQLRKQSTQSEAILWEALRNRKLDNRKFRRQHPIGTFVVDFFCQQERLIVEVDGEIHASQRDLDQQRQELLESLGLRFVRVSTQQVETDLNAILETIRAAFLPLPSGKNALTPSPSPTGRGEQELPFSLGEKGLGDEGQSPQEQALLSIKVCDPACGSGHFLLAAARRLGKELARVRTGEAQPGPEPLRKAIRDVVQNCIYGVDLNPLAVDLCKVALWIEGFNRGFPLNFLDHRIKCGNSLVGVLDLECLEEGIPDEAYKAVTGDDKSLSSQYRKRNKQERETDLQGQLSIFDQLDDERSHYAQTAKEVGAIAEVTTVDVRQKQEQYQQSRQNRGWWRDYSACNLWTAAFFMPLTEQNLQLLPTTAALTQLLRGNTSTQKIVEAANKLAQEKHFFHWCLEFPEVFEVGGFDCVLGNPPWERIKLQEKEFFASRSAEIVNATNKAARERLIKQLPKANSVLAQAFDAAKHDAEAQSKFIRESDRFPLTAVGDINTYAVFAETTRKLISPNGRVGVIVPTGIATDDTYKKFFGDLTQKQILASLYDFENRDKLFSAVDSRMKFSLLAISGKPIKQGNFSFFLTQPRQLENQSRVFQLSPQDIALLNPNTLTCPIFRTRADAELTKKIYQRVPILENERTGINPWGISFMAMFHMANDSGLFVSSPPSPPSPLPQGEGCPQGRGEGLLPLYEAKMFHQFDHRWATYTDSGNTRDLTDIEKSNPRFFSQPRYWVSRTQVENKLGDKWKKDWLLGFRDICRSTDERTFISSIFPKIAISNKAPLLLTNQADTNLIACFLASINSLVFDLVARQKIGGTTMNFFIVKQLPVIPPEAYTPEDIDFISSRVLELVYTAWDMQPFAQDMGYDGEPFIWNSNRRALLRAELDAYYAKLYGLTRDELRYILDPADVYGSDFPSETFRVLKNNEIKKFGEYRTQRLVLEAWNRMFG, from the coding sequence ATGAGTGCAGTCGCGAATCCATTAACCGGAATTCAGATAGAAGGAAACTTGATCGCCTCAGACATGACAGCAGAAATTCAAGCTGGGGCAATTAAGGGGCAAGCAGCAGCAGATTTTAACTTTGCCAAAACTGACAAACTGGCTGATGAAATTGCGATCGCTTGGGGAGATGCCAAGGCATATTGGGCAGCGTTTCAAAGAGCGGTAGCAAGATTATCTGAAAGTGAGTTGGCAACAACTGTCACCCGCGAACAGTGGGTAGTGCCATTACTACGAAGTTTGGGCTACGACCCTGTTTATACAGCCAAAGCCGAAGTAGTGGATGGACAAACTTTCGCCCTCTCTCACCGTACCGATCCAGGCGAGGATAAACCACCTATTCACATCCTTGGTTGTCGGCTCAAATTAGAACAGCGCCCGCCCAGTGGTACACCCAGACTCTCAGCTCATGCCCTGATGCAGGAATACCTCAACCGGACTGAGCATCTATGGGGGATTGTCACCAATGGGATGCACTGGCGGCTGTTGCGCGACTCTTCGTTGATGACTCGCCTTACCTACATTGAGTTTGACTTGGAACAAATTCTCAACGGTGAGAACTTTGCTGAATTTGGGTTATTTTATCGCCTCTTCCATCGTTCCCGACTACCCCAAGGAACAGAAGATACCGATGCGTGCTTGCTGGAATACTACCACCAAGAGGCAATTCAGCAGGGGGGACGAGTACGCGATCGCCTCCGGGATGGAGTAGAAAAAGCTTTGGTATTGCTGGGTACGGGGTTTCTGCAACATCCAGCTAATGGACAGTTACGGCAATTCTTTCAGTCGGGAGAACAGGCAGACACCGTTTACTACCGCCAGCTGCTACTGCTAATTTATCGCCTGCTGTTTTTGATGGTGGCAGAAGCGCGGAATTTGTTACTGACGGATGAAGATCCAGAAAAAGCCCGCATTTACCTAGAATATTACAGCCTTACCCGATTGCGGAATTTAGCAGAACGTCCCAGCTATCGGCGTGAAGGGTTCCAAGATGTGTGGCAAGGGCTACGAGTAACCTTCCGCTTGTTTGACGAGAACTGGCGGGGAGAAGCTTTAGGACTTTCACCCTTGAATGGGGACTTATTTGGTTCCAAAACACTCAAGCACTTGGATGAATATGCGATCGATAACCACGAACTGTTGCTAGCAATTCGACACTTATCTTTGTACGAACAAAAGGGACAATCGCGCCGGGTAAATTATGCCGCGCTAGATGTCGAGGAATTGGGCAGCGTCTATGAAAGTCTGCTCGATTTTCATCCTCAAGTCGTGCAGCGGCAAGGGATTTATGAATTCCAGTTGGTGACAGGGAGCGATCGCAAAACGACAGGTTCTTACTATACGCCACCTGAACTGGTAGGGCAGTTGATTAAGAGTGCTTTGGAACCTGTAATTGAGGAGAAGTTAAAGAATGCCCTCACCCCTAACCCCTCTCCCAGTGGGAGAGGGGAACAAGAACTCCCCTTCTCCCCAAGGGAGAAGGGGTTGGGGGATGAGGGCAAACGAGATAAATGGGAGGTTCCTGTTGCTGTTCAAAGGAAAATGCAAGAAATTGCGCGGCAGCTACGCAAACAGTCAACACAGAGTGAAGCAATCTTGTGGGAAGCATTACGTAACCGGAAGCTAGACAATCGTAAGTTTCGCCGACAGCACCCAATTGGTACGTTTGTAGTTGATTTCTTTTGCCAACAAGAACGGCTAATTGTCGAAGTTGATGGAGAGATTCACGCATCACAAAGAGATCTCGACCAACAACGTCAAGAACTTCTCGAATCGTTAGGGCTGCGTTTTGTGCGTGTCAGTACTCAGCAAGTTGAAACAGATTTGAATGCAATATTAGAAACAATTCGTGCTGCCTTTCTCCCTTTACCTAGTGGAAAAAATGCCCTCACCCCTAGCCCCTCTCCCACTGGGAGAGGGGAACAAGAACTCCCCTTCTCCCTTGGGGAGAAGGGGTTGGGGGATGAGGGACAATCCCCACAGGAACAAGCTTTACTCAGTATCAAAGTCTGCGATCCTGCTTGCGGTTCAGGGCATTTTCTCTTAGCAGCAGCACGGCGACTTGGCAAAGAGTTAGCGCGAGTCCGCACGGGAGAAGCGCAACCAGGACCAGAACCGTTACGTAAGGCTATTCGAGATGTGGTTCAAAACTGTATCTATGGGGTGGACTTGAACCCCCTGGCGGTCGATCTGTGCAAGGTAGCGTTATGGATTGAGGGTTTTAATCGCGGATTCCCACTGAATTTTCTCGACCACCGGATTAAGTGTGGTAATTCTTTAGTAGGGGTGCTGGATTTAGAGTGTCTAGAAGAAGGCATTCCCGATGAGGCGTATAAGGCAGTGACAGGGGATGATAAGTCTCTGTCGTCGCAGTACCGCAAGCGGAATAAGCAGGAACGAGAAACAGATTTACAGGGACAGTTATCGATATTCGACCAGTTGGATGATGAGCGATCGCACTATGCCCAAACAGCCAAAGAAGTAGGCGCGATCGCGGAAGTTACAACTGTTGATGTTAGACAAAAGCAAGAACAGTATCAACAAAGTCGTCAAAATCGAGGTTGGTGGCGCGACTATTCTGCTTGCAATCTGTGGACGGCTGCCTTCTTTATGCCGCTGACTGAACAAAATTTGCAATTGTTGCCAACAACAGCAGCGTTAACTCAACTATTGCGCGGGAATACGTCTACACAAAAAATAGTGGAAGCGGCAAATAAGTTAGCCCAAGAAAAGCACTTTTTCCACTGGTGTTTGGAATTCCCTGAAGTATTTGAGGTAGGCGGGTTTGATTGTGTATTGGGTAATCCACCTTGGGAACGGATTAAGTTACAGGAAAAAGAGTTTTTCGCTTCTCGCAGCGCTGAAATTGTTAACGCTACAAATAAGGCAGCGCGGGAGAGGTTGATTAAGCAGTTGCCAAAGGCTAATTCAGTATTAGCACAAGCGTTTGATGCAGCAAAGCATGATGCTGAAGCACAAAGTAAGTTTATCCGTGAATCAGATAGATTTCCATTAACTGCTGTAGGAGATATCAATACTTACGCCGTGTTTGCTGAAACAACTAGAAAGCTGATTTCACCTAATGGCAGAGTTGGGGTAATTGTTCCTACAGGTATTGCTACTGATGATACTTATAAAAAGTTTTTTGGGGATTTAACGCAAAAGCAGATTTTAGCAAGTCTGTACGATTTTGAGAATCGAGATAAACTATTTTCTGCTGTAGATAGCCGCATGAAATTCTCCTTACTGGCTATCAGTGGTAAGCCAATAAAACAAGGTAATTTTTCCTTCTTCCTCACCCAACCGAGACAACTAGAAAATCAATCCCGTGTTTTCCAGCTTTCTCCTCAAGATATTGCCTTACTAAATCCTAATACTCTCACCTGTCCTATTTTTCGTACTCGTGCTGATGCTGAACTAACCAAGAAAATCTATCAGCGTGTCCCTATTTTGGAAAATGAACGCACTGGCATTAACCCTTGGGGTATTTCATTTATGGCTATGTTTCACATGGCAAATGATAGCGGTTTGTTTGTCTCCTCACCTCCCTCACCCCCTTCCCCTCTCCCTCAGGGAGAGGGGTGTCCGCAAGGACGGGGTGAGGGCTTATTACCTCTATACGAAGCCAAGATGTTTCACCAGTTCGATCACCGTTGGGCAACTTATACCGACAGTGGCAATACTCGCGATCTGACAGATATTGAAAAAAGTAATCCACGCTTCTTCTCTCAGCCTCGTTACTGGGTTAGCCGTACTCAGGTAGAGAATAAGCTGGGTGATAAATGGAAGAAAGATTGGTTATTAGGTTTTAGAGATATCTGCCGTTCAACTGATGAACGTACATTTATATCTAGCATTTTTCCAAAAATTGCTATTAGCAACAAGGCTCCTTTATTACTGACTAATCAAGCCGATACTAATCTGATTGCCTGTTTTTTGGCTAGCATCAATAGCCTAGTGTTTGATTTGGTTGCTAGGCAAAAGATAGGTGGAACAACAATGAACTTTTTCATAGTTAAACAACTCCCCGTCATTCCCCCAGAAGCATATACCCCAGAAGACATCGACTTTATCAGCAGCCGCGTCCTCGAACTTGTTTACACCGCCTGGGATATGCAACCCTTCGCCCAAGATATGGGATATGACGGCGAACCCTTTATTTGGAACAGCAACAGACGAGCATTATTAAGAGCAGAATTAGACGCATATTATGCCAAACTCTACGGACTCACCCGCGACGAACTCCGTTATATTCTCGATCCTGCTGATGTCTATGGTTCCGACTTCCCCAGCGAAACTTTCCGCGTGTTGAAGAACAACGAAATTAAAAAATTTGGCGAATATCGCACTCAAAGATTGGTACTAGAAGCATGGAATAGAATGTTTGGATAA
- a CDS encoding Uma2 family endonuclease has protein sequence MNAVTVNLNPVIQLTDDQFYQLCRANPDVKFERNAKGALIIMPPTGGETGNLNVEIATEFVLWNRQTQLGKVFDSSTCFKLPNGADRSPNVSWLKQDRWDTLTPEQKAQFPPIAPDFVLELMSPTDSLMTTKNKMQEYMENGVRLGWLINPNTHSAEIYRQGQSVEFLQSPIKLLGEDILPGFALNLQLLWKSS, from the coding sequence ATGAATGCTGTCACTGTAAATTTGAACCCTGTTATTCAACTTACCGATGACCAGTTTTACCAACTCTGTCGAGCAAATCCTGACGTGAAATTTGAACGTAACGCAAAGGGAGCATTAATCATTATGCCACCTACGGGAGGAGAAACTGGCAATCTTAATGTTGAAATTGCTACTGAATTTGTGCTTTGGAACCGACAGACGCAGCTAGGTAAAGTTTTCGATTCCTCCACTTGTTTCAAACTTCCCAACGGTGCAGATCGTTCTCCCAATGTTTCATGGCTTAAACAAGATCGCTGGGATACTCTGACTCCAGAACAAAAAGCACAATTTCCTCCAATTGCTCCTGATTTTGTTTTGGAGTTAATGTCACCTACAGATAGTTTAATGACAACAAAAAATAAAATGCAAGAGTATATGGAAAATGGAGTAAGACTTGGCTGGTTAATTAATCCTAATACTCATTCAGCAGAGATTTATCGTCAAGGACAGAGTGTAGAATTTTTACAATCTCCTATTAAATTATTAGGAGAAGATATTTTACCTGGCTTTGCACTCAATTTACAACTGCTTTGGAAGTCATCATAA